A genomic window from Prunus persica cultivar Lovell chromosome G2, Prunus_persica_NCBIv2, whole genome shotgun sequence includes:
- the LOC18786708 gene encoding ubiquitin-conjugating enzyme E2-17 kDa, translated as MASKRILKELKDLQKDPPTSCSAGPVAEDMFHWQATIMGPPDSPYAGGVFLVTIHFPPDYPFKPPKVAFRTKVFHPNINSNGSICLDILKEQWSPALTISKVLLSICSLLTDPNPDDPLVPEIAHMYKTDRAKYETTARSWTQKYAMG; from the exons ATGGCTTCAAAACGGATCTTGAAGGAGCTCAAAGATCTCCAGAAGGACCCCCCGACCTCTTGCAGCGCAG GGCCTGTCGCTGAGGACATGTTTCATTGGCAAGCAACGATAATGGGCCCCCCAGATAGTCCTTATGCAGGGGGTGTCTTTCTAGTTACCATTCACTTCCCTCCTGATTATCCATTCAAACCACCTAAG GTTGCGTTTAGGACTAAGGTCTTTCATCCAAATATCAACAGCAATGGAAGTATCTGCCTTGACATTTTGAAAGAGCAGTGGAGCCCTGCTCTAACCATATCTAAG GTGTTGCTATCCATTTGTTCCCTGTTGACGGACCCAAACCCAGATGATCCCCTGGTGCCAGAAATTGCTCATATGTACAAGACAGACCGGGCAAAGTATGAGACAACCGCTAGGAGCTGGACCCAGAAGTACGCTATGGGCTAA
- the LOC18785136 gene encoding pathogenesis-related genes transcriptional activator PTI6, producing MNRTKYTEHRNVTTKFVKTLTKHSPESNIVAPKIVRISFTDGDATDSSGDEGEERIVVKRTINEIRIEDCSAPRLFSKPKAPRCRANDESNNVSPNGKKFRGVRQRRWGRWAAEIRNPTSRARVWLGTFDTAEEAGLAYDRAAIAFKGHLAFTNFIKPPEIAVPATPDNDCKPISWETSPNAAVIGECDHSLRSPTSVLSPGEAEIEWRPVGISERDDFGAFESEFLLNDCFEPEAPAPIFFDEMRVVPEMLLKDEDFSDLSLDFRSCKWDDVEDYFEGACDESGAL from the coding sequence ATGAATCGAACCAAGTACACGGAGCATCGAAACGTCACAACCAAGTTCGTCAAGACGCTCACCAAGCATTCCCCAGAATCCAATATCGTAGCCCCCAAAATCGTACGGATTTCCTTCACCGACGGCGACGCCACCGACTCCTCCGGCGACGAGGGCGAAGAACGAATCGTCGTGAAGCGCACGATTAACGAAATCAGAATCGAAGACTGCAGTGCTCCGAGGCTCTTCTCCAAGCCTAAGGCTCCGAGGTGCAGAGCAAATGACGAAAGCAACAATGTTTCCCCGAACGGGAAGAAGTTCCGAGGCGTACGGCAGAGGCGGTGGGGGAGATGGGCGGCGGAGATCCGAAACCCGACTAGCCGGGCCCGGGTCTGGCTCGGAACGTTCGACACGGCGGAGGAGGCCGGTTTGGCGTACGACAGAGCCGCCATTGCGTTTAAAGGACATCTGGCCTTCACCAATTTCATCAAGCCACCCGAAATCGCCGTTCCGGCCACTCCGGACAACGACTGCAAACCGATTTCTTGGGAAACGTCCCCCAACGCTGCTGTGATCGGCGAGTGCGATCACAGTCTTCGTTCTCCGACCTCTGTTTTGAGCCCCGGTGAGGCCGAAATCGAGTGGAGACCGGTTGGGATTTCGGAGCGAGATGATTTCGGGGCGTTTGAGTCTGAGTTTTTGCTGAACGATTGTTTTGAACCGGAAGCTCCCGCGCCGATATTTTTCGACGAAATGAGAGTCGTACCGGAAATGCTGTTAAAAGATGAAGATTTCTCCGATTTGTCGCTCGATTTCCGGTCGTGTAAGTGGGATGACGTGGAGGATTACTTCGAAGGTGCTTGTGATGAAAGCGGTGCGCTTTGA
- the LOC18785861 gene encoding uncharacterized protein LOC18785861: MSLFEGVKNDLQFSHQDSMGFHGWLNNETRENSRSCKFCSEPAGYCDFAEAPFEERKRLVDIRNSVKEVENMFMVLQRMGSWQQMDRHAAFTNLEESRVSLSAKVAEHKGRALDVVTELKACFGNENNVPFNWDFKETLKEKAEPAAHSRRFLTDCIRKLFISRKWQRVGFAVKLVMVSASIFSLMAAYHIRQLLYNSARKRIPFVASKDAGKIASLLTISKSPLDVFCGRG, translated from the exons ATGTCTTTGTTTGAGGGAGTTAAGAACGACCTGCAGTTTTCCCATCAAGACAGCATGGGCTTTCATGGCTGGCTCAACAATGAAACTAGAGAAAATAGCAGGTCTTGTAAATTCTGCTCAGAACCTGCTGGTTACTGTGATTTTGCAGAGGCCCCATTTGAGGAGAGGAAGAGGTTGGTTGACATTAGAAACTCAgtgaaggaagttgagaaCATGTTCATGGTTTTACAG AGAATGGGTTCTTGGCAGCAGATGGACAGGCATGCAGCCTTCACCAATTTGGAAGAAAGCAGAGTAAGTCTATCAGCAAAGGTGGCAGAACATAAAGGAAGGGCACTTGATGTGGTGACAGAATTGAAAGCATGTTTTGGCAATGAAAACAATGTCCCTTTCAATTGGGATTTTAAAGAGACATTGAAAGAGAAAGCTGAACCTGCTGCTCACAGCAGAAGGTTTCTCACTGATTGCATTAGAAAGTTGTTCATCTCAAGGAAGTGGCAGAGAGTTGGTTTTGCTGTGAAACTGGTCATGGTGTCTGCTAGCATTTTCTCTCTAATGGCAGCTTATCATATCAGGCAATTACTATACAACAGCGCCAGAAAAAGGATCCCATTTGTGGCTTCCAAAGACGCAGGAAAAATTGCCAGTCTATTAACCATCTCAAAGAGCCCTCTTGATGTCTTTTGTGGCAGGGGATGA
- the LOC18786682 gene encoding mitochondrial carrier protein MTM1, translated as MVASRHGLPSWMSTAASRVDFEGNVDTMFKDGKEQRKQHHAMRVSDANLGFGERALSAAGAAFVSAILVNPLDVAKTRLQAQAAGVPYQGLCGVACFETNTMLPDLRSSTPRTSSVLGSKIVCPPDCNQYKGTLDVLLKVIRQEGFWRLWRGTTASLTLAIPTVGIYMPCYDIFRNLMEDFTTQNAPKMTPYVPLVAGSLARSLACISCYPVELARTRMQAFKEARAGVKPPGVWGTLNGVINPVKSNSLLQNLQNSRILWTGLGAQLARDVPFSAICWSTLEPIRRRILGLVGDEANAASVLGANFSAGFVAGSLAAAATCPLDVAKTRRQIEKDPARALKMTTRTTLLEIWRDGGMKGLFMGVAPRVGRAGPSVGIVVSSYEVVKYFLYYRHLTQ; from the exons ATGGTGGCCTCAAGGCACGGCCTGCCTTCATGGATGAGCACAGCAGCTAGCAGAGTTGATTTTGAAGGAAACGTAGATACCATGTTCAAGGATGGCAAAGAACAGCGAAAGCAGCACCATGCCATGCGCGTATCTGATGCCAATTTGGGTTTTGGAGAGAGGGCTCTCTCTGCTGCTGGCGCCGCTTTTGTCTCTGCGATTCTCGTTAACCCTCTTGATGTTGCCAAG ACAAGGTTACAAGCGCAGGCTGCTGGAGTTCCTTATCAGGGGCTATGTGGCGTGGCatgttttgaaacaaacaCA ATGCTTCCAGATTTGAGATCTTCCACACCACGCACAAGTTCAGTACTTGGATCCAAGATCGTCTGCCCTCCAGACTGTAACCAGTATAAAGGAACACTGGATGTGTTGCTCAAAGTAATACGTCAG GAAGGATTTTGGAGACTCTGGAGGGGCACTACAGCAAGCTTAACATTGGCCATACCAACT GTGGGGATCTACATGCCTTGCTATGACATTTTCCGCAATTTGATGGAAGATTTCACGACTCAGAATGCTCCAAAAATGACACCATATGTCCCATTAGTTGCAGGGTCACTAGCACGATCATTAGCTTGCATCTCTTGTTACCCTGTTGAACTCGCAAGGACGCGCATGCAG GCATTTAAGGAAGCCCGAGCTGGTGTGAAGCCTCCAGGAGTTTGGGGGACACTGAATGGGGTCATCAACCCTGTCAAGAGCAATAGCCTCCTTCAAAACT TACAAAACTCTCGCATCTTGTGGACTGGCCTCGGGGCGCAACTTGCTCGTGATGTTCCTTTTTCTGCAATATGTTGGTCAACCCTTGAGCCA ATCAGGCGAAGAATTCTTGGTCTTGTGGGTGATGAAGCCAACGCAGCCAGTGTCCTTGGAGCAAATTTCTCTGCTGGGTTTGTTGCAGGGAGCCTTGCAGCTGCTGCTACATGTCCATTAGATGTGGCAAAAACCCGACGACAGATAGAG aAGGATCCTGCAAGGGCATTGAAGATGACAACAAGAACAACTTTGCTTGAAATTTGGAG GGATGGAGGGATGAAGGGGCTGTTTATGGGAGTTGCTCCTCGTGTTGGTAGGGCCGGTCCTTCTGTTGGGATAGTTGTCTCTTCTTATGAAGTTGTCaagtattttttatattatagaCATCTGACTCAATGA
- the LOC18784721 gene encoding arabinogalactan peptide 16, whose translation MALCFGYSKAIFRVLLVSAIVFFAILSPSAAATTKPSASAPSPASTPAHAPGPSSDGTSIDQGIAYVLMLVALVLTYLIHPLDASSSYAFF comes from the exons atggcacTTTGCTTTGGTTATTCAAAAGCCATTTTCAGAGTTTTGTTAGTCTCTGCAATTGTCTTCTTTGCCATTCTATCTCCATCTGCTGCTGCTACTACAAAGCCCTCAGCTTCTGCTCCTTCCCCTGCCTCCACTCCTGCTCATGCCCCTGGCCCTTCCAGTGATG GGACTTCCATAGACCAAGGGATTGCATATGTGCTGATGCTAGTGGCTTTGGTGCTTACATACCTCATTCATCCGCTGGATGCATCATCTTCCTACGCTTTCTTTTGA